Proteins encoded together in one Amblyomma americanum isolate KBUSLIRL-KWMA chromosome 1, ASM5285725v1, whole genome shotgun sequence window:
- the LOC144093551 gene encoding uncharacterized protein LOC144093551, translating into MPNNAPLAPQPPAAPLVCSGTPRQRDPAVFSGLGDSDVEDWLASYERVSTHNRWDDAMKLNNVIFYLADVANLWFRNHEAYIATWSTFKTSFTEVFGRPGVRKLRAEQRLRERAQQPGETFTSYIEDVVDLCKRVNSDMTEADKIQNIMKGIDEDAFQMPLAKQPATVASVISLCQSYEELRKQRVLTRRTVQPADVLSADVETAGGQQLRHDIQKFIREEIARQLALISGVRNPPPVLSPTLQQTIRAQVAEALPPLPQQPVAVPLTYAAVLARPPSHPLSPFQDATQAPPPSTPPPDFSYRAQVAQPSPLFTPAVSHYGRLWRTRDNRPICFACGFAGHVARYCRRRPSSPADVLPPSAYGSYIQPPRVQADPLPPAFSTNRQAATSHRSSSPRRRSLSPMSRRASPSAAEN; encoded by the coding sequence atgccgaataacgcccccctggctccccagccaccggctgctccgcttgtctgctccggcacacctcgacaacgggacccggctgtcttcagtgggctcggcgactctgacgtcgaggattggctggcttcctacgagcgggtcagcacgcacaaccgctgggacgacgcgatgaaactaaacaacgtcatcttttacctggctgatgtcgccaacctctggttccgtaaccacgaagcctatatcgccacatggtccacgttcaagacgagcttcactgaggtatttggccgtcctggcgtgcgcaaacttcgcgccgaacagcgcttacGCGAACGGGCTCAGCAGCCTGGCGAGACATTTACTAGTTATATTGAGGACGTGGTGGATCTTTGCAAGCGCGTGAACAGCGATATGACCGAAGCTGATAAGATCCAAaatatcatgaagggtatcgatgaagatgcgttccaaatgcctctagccaagcagccggccaccgtggcctccgtcatcagcttgtgccagagctacgaggagctccgcaagcaacgcgtcctCACTCGTCGCACCGTACAGCCTGCCGACGTCCTGTCCGCTGATGTCGAGACCGCAGGAGGGCAGCAGCTCAGGCATGACATTCAGAAGTTCATTCGAGAGGAGATTGCACGCCAACTAGCGCTCATCTCTGGAGTTCGGAACCCCCCGCCAGTGCTGTCTCCCACCCTTCAGCAGACGATCCGAGCccaagtcgcggaggccctgccacccctgccccagcaacctgtggctgtccctcttacgtacgccgccgTTCTTGCCAGACCACCATCCCATCCCTTGAGCCCTTTTCAAGACGCCACTCAAGCGCCGCCACCTTCGACGCCCCCGCCTGATTTCTCGTATCGGGCTCAGGTGGCACAACCGTCGCCTCTCTTCACGCCGGCAGTCTCGCACTACGGTCGTTTGTGGCGTACTCGCGACAATAGGCCTatttgctttgcctgcggcttcgccggccatgtagCCCGCTACTGCCGCAGACGTCCTTCTTCGCCTGCTGACGTCCTGCCACCATCTGCGTATGGGTCTTACATACAGCCGCCCCGCGTACAAGCGGACCCATTGCCTCCTGCCTTCTCGACCAACCGCCAGGCTGCCACCTCTCATCGTTCCTCTTCTCCGCGGCGCCGTTCCCTATCTCCTATGAGCCGTCGGGCCAGCCCTTCCGCTGCGGAAaactaa